The following are from one region of the Deltaproteobacteria bacterium genome:
- a CDS encoding transposase, with translation MGLRSDHAEYWVATDRYDLSAEQITLIYKLRWEIEKFFGWRKPHLNVYHLIARSAYGFMVQMVAGLIT, from the coding sequence ATGGGGTTGCGATCCGACCATGCAGAATATTGGGTTGCTACCGACCGCTATGATCTCTCAGCCGAACAAATCACCCTAATTTATAAGCTCCGTTGGGAGATCGAAAAATTCTTCGGCTGGCGGAAACCGCACCTCAATGTTTACCATCTCATTGCCAGAAGCGCCTACGGCTTTATGGTGCAAATGGTCGCCGGACTGATTACCTAA